The Pantoea eucalypti sequence CAACCTTCCTGGATGTTTACATCGAGCGTGACCTTAAAGCCGGTAAACTGACTGAAGAACAGGCACAGGAACTGATTGACCATCTGGTCATGAAACTGCGTATGGTTCGCTTCCTGCGTACTCCTGAATATGATGAGCTGTTCTCAGGTGACCCAATCTGGGCAACCGAATCACTGGCAGGTATGGGCGTTGATGGCCGTACTCTGGTTTCAAAAAGTACCTTCCGCTTCCTGAATACCCTGTACACCATGGGTCCTTCACCTGAGCCGAACATGACCATTCTGTGGTCAGAAAAACTGCCAATTAATTTCAAAAAATATGCCGCTAAAGTCTCAATCGACACCTCATCTCTGCAGTATGAGAACGATGACCTGATGCGTCCTGATTTCGACAATGATGACTACGCCATCGCCTGTTGCGTCAGCCCGATGATTGTCGGCAAACAAATGCAGTTCTTTGGTGCACGTGCAAACCTGGCGAAAACCCTGCTCTACGCAATCAACGGCGGCGTGGATGAAAAACTGAAAATGCAGGTTGGACCGAAAGGCGACAAAATCAGCGATGATGTGCTGGACTTCGACACCGTCATGGAGCGTATGGATCACTTCATGGACTGGCTGGCAAAACAGTATGTGACTTCGCTGAACATCATTCACTACATGCATGATAAGTACAGCTACGAAGCAGCGCTGATGGCCCTGCATGACCGTGACGTCTATCGCACCATGGCGTGTGGCATCGCTGGTCTCTCCGTTGCTGCGGATTCACTGTCTGCGATTAAATATGCCAAAGTGAAACCGATTCGTGATGAAGATGGTCTGGCGATCGACTTCGACATCGAAGGTGAATATCCACAGTTCGGTAACAACGACTCCCGCGTTGATGACCTGGCCTGCGATCTGGTTGAACGCTTCATGAAGAAAATTCAGCAGCTGACCACCTATCGTAATGCCGTGCCGACACAGTCTGTTCTGACCATCACCTCAAACGTGGTGTATGGTAAGAAAACCGGTAACACACCGGATGGACGTCGTGCTGGTGCACCGTTTGGACCCGGTGCTAACCCAATGCATGGCCGTGACCAGAAAGGTGCGGTGGCTTCACTGACTTCCGTCGCGAAACTGCCGTTTGCCTATGCGAAAGATGGCATCTCTTATACCTTCTCAATCGTGCCAAACGCGCTGGGTAAAGATGATAACGTGCGTAAAACTAACCTTGCCGGTCTGATGGATGGTTACTTCCATCATGAAGCGAGCATCGAAGGCGGTCAGCACCTTAACGTCAATGTCATGAACCGTGAAATGCTGCTGGACGCGATGGAGCATCCAGAGAAGTATCCGCAGCTGACCATCCGCGTTTCCGGTTATGCTGTGCGCTTTAACTCCCTGACTAAAGAGCAGCAGCAGGATGTGATTACCCGTACCTTCACACAGTCACTGTAATCACGGCTCAACCCGATATAAAAAGGCTCCTCGCGGAGCCTTTTCCTTAAAAGTCTGTTTTGTTGGTCATCTTTATCAAGGTTCCCACCAGAATCGATTTCCTGCCCTGAGCGCAACAGAGATTGCGCCGTCTGTCCCGGCAGACTCACTGGAGAACACATCGCAATGTCAGTTAACGGTCGTATCCACTCATTTGAATCCTGCGGCACCGTCGATGGTCCCGGCATCCGTTTTATCACCTTCTTTCAGGGCTGCCTGATGCGCTGCCTCTACTGCCACAACCGCGACACCTGGGATACCCACGGCGGCAAAGAGATCAGCGTTGAAGCGCTGATGGCGGATGTGCTTTCCTATCGCCATTTTATGAACGCCTCTGGCGGCGGTGTTACGGCCTCTGGTGGTGAAGCGATTCTTCAGGCTGAATTTGTGCGCGACTGGTTTCGCGCCTGTAAAGCGGAAGGCATTCATACCTGTCTCGACACGAACGGTTTCGTACGCCGCTATGATCCGGTGATCGATGAACTGCTTGATGTTACTGACTTAGTGATGCTCGACCTGAAACAGATGAATGACGATGTGCATCAGATTCTGGTGGGGGTCTCTAATCACCGTACCCTGGACTTTGCCCGTTATCTGCAGAAAAAAGGCAAGAGAACCTGGATCCGTTTCGTTGTCGTACCGGGCTATTCCGATGACGATGACACCGCGCATCGCTTGGGCGAATTCACCCGTGATATGCAGAACGTTGAGAAGATTGAATTGCTGCCCTATCACGAACTGGGTAAGCATAAATGGATTGCGATGGGTGAAGAGTACAAGCTGGATGGCGTAAAGCCGCCGGGTAAAGAGACGATGGAGCGCGTGAAAAACATTCTCGCCAGTTACGGCCACGAAGTGATGTACTAACAATCGGCCACAAAAAAGGGAGCTTAATGCTCCCTTTTGGCCAAATGGCGATCAGGCATGTGCCACTGGCGTAGCCTGATGATTCGTTTTGCGCAGCAGCATAACCAGATAAATCAGCGCCACAGCCGCGATCATCACGAACAATAGCTGGTCAGAATAATTCTGCATCAGAACAGAGGTCATTGCCGGTCCAGCCAGACTGCCTACGGTATAACTCATCAGCAACGCCTGGTTCATTGCAACTAGCTCATGGTGGGCGACCGTCTCACAAGCCCAGGACATCGCCACCGGATAGAGTGTGAAGCCTGCCAGGCCCAGCACAAACAGCGCAGGCGCCATCGCGGCATTGGTCAACATGGCCATCGCGCCCAGGATAACGACAAAAACCTGAACCCGTAGCACCAGCATGCGACCAAAACGATCAGCCAGGCGGCCAACGGGCCACTGGCCCACAATACCTGCGCTGACCAGCAACGCCATCCAGTAACCGACATTTGCGTCACTCATTCCCTGATGTGACAGGTAAAGCGGCATCAGGCCATAAAGCGAGCCCAGAAGGATGCCAGAGATGATGCAGCCATTAATACCCAGGCGGGAACTACGACGACGCAGCATCGGCCAGATGCGGGCCGGAGCCGCCTCTGTCGCTTCACCATTACTGGAAACGCGGGTAAAGACCAGCGGCAGCACGGCGCAGAAGACCAGCGAGGTTACCCACGGGATCACGCTGAGTAATTCCGTAGAGAGTTTGCTGACCAGTAACTGGCCGGTCACAGTACCGATGTAATAGACAACCATGTAGGCCGCCAGCAGTTGTCCGCGATTACGCACCGTGCCGCTGCACAGAAGTGCGCTCTCAACCACCACCCACATCAGCGCACAGCCGACACCCGCGATGAATCGCATTGAACTCCAGGCCCAGAAGCCCGACATCATCGCCAGGCACAGGGTCGCGACGGCAAACATCACGGTAGCCAGGTAATAGCTGCGATTGAAGCCGTACTGTCTGATTAACCAGCCAGCCAGCAGCGTGCCTGCGAGATTACCGGTGTAATAAGACGAACTTACTATACCCACCTGCCAGGTTGTCAGTAAGTCATGCGTCAGCCACAGTGGAACGAGCGTATTCAGCACGGCAATTGCGACAGTCATTAACATCAGGCCGCAAAGCAGCAGTATCACGGGGCGTGACCAGGTTGACATAGTGGATAGAAACCAGAGCAAATGAAGGAAATTGCGCGCAGTTTGCCATTAGCTTTTTTAAAGTCAACGGAAGGAATTTAACGGCAGCACATTTTGCTGCCCGACAATTTAATTTACAAATCTTCAGTGGGTTACAATCGTCTTAAGCGACATAGGGCTAAATGCTATCTCTATGAAAAATTAGGTTTTTAAGCACTCCAGCACATCTGTTATCGATAACGTTTATTTGTGATTAAATCAGCGAGATATAAATCCTATTTTTCAGATGCAGGACATAAAAAAACCCGGCCATGGCCGGGTCTTAAGATGCCTGATTGCTTAGCCGATAATTTCGACGCCCTTCATGTAAGGGCGTAAAACTTCCGGTACGGCGATGCGACCATCTTCCTGCTGATAGTTTTCCAGCACTGCCACCAGGGTACGGCCGACGGCCAGACCTGAACCATTCAGGGTATGAACCAGACGCGGCTTCTTATCCTGTTTGTTACGGCAACGCGCCTGCATACGACGCGCCTGGAAATCACCCATGTTGGAACAGGATGAAATCTCGCGGTAGGTGTTCTGCGCCGGTAACCAGACTTCCAGATCGTAGGTTTTAGTCGCTCCGAAGCCCATATCGCCGGTACAGAGTAAAACCTTGCGGTATGGCAGGTTCAGCAGTTGCAGAACTTTTTCAGCGTGGCCGGTCAGCTCTTCAAGCGCCTCCATAGACTGTTCCGGGGTAACGATCTGCACCATCTCAACTTTGTCGAACTGGTGCATACGGATCAGACCGCGTGTGTCACGACCGTAAGAACCCGCTTCGGAACGGAAGCACGGTGTATGTGCGGTGAGTTTAACCGGCAGGGTATCTTCTTCGAGGATCTCGTCACGCACCAGGTTGGTCAGCGGCACTTCCGCGGTAGGAATCAGTGCATAGTTGCTGCTGTCTGACTCCTCTTCCAGCGGACGGGTGTGGAACAGGTCTTCGCCAAACTTAGGCAACTGTCCGGTACCGTAAAGGGTTGCGTGGTTAACCAGGTAAGGCACGGAGGTTTCAAGGTAGCCATGCTGCTCAGTGTGCAGGTCAATCATAAACTGACTCAGTGCACGGTGCAGGCGGGCAATCTGCCCCTGCATGACAACAAAGCGCGAACCGGTCAGTTTCACGGCAGCCGCAAAATCCAGGCCTTTAGCCGCTTCACCCAGCTCAACGTGATCTTTAACCTGGAAACTGAACTCGCGCGGCGTACCCCAGCGGCTCACTTCCTGGTTTTCGCTGTCATCTTTGCCCAGCGGCACTTCGTCTGCCGGAATGTTCGGCATTGCCAGCGCGAAGTCACGAATTTGATTCTGCAGTTCGTCCAGTTCTGCTTTAGCGGCATCCAGGCGTTCGCCCAGCGCATTCACTTCCTGGCGCAGCGGCTCGATGTCTTCCCCACGTGCTTTGGCCTGACCGATGGATTTGGATCGGGAGTTACGCTCTGCCTGCAAATTTTCTGTTTCCACCTGCAGTACTTTGCGACGCTCTTCAAGCGAACGCAGCGTTTCCACATCCAGTTTGTATCCCCGGCGTGCCAGTTTTTCTGCGACTGCGTCTGGCTCGTTACGCAGCAGATTGGGATCGAGCATGCTTATCCTGTGTATAAAAAGTTGGTTGAAAGAAGGGACGCATTCCTGTGGAATGCGTTGAAAACATTGCCCACATTACCGTAAGGTCTGTTTCAGCGGTAGCGTTTTGTCGGGCTATTTTGATCCTGCTCAGCCAGCCAGCTTAGCTTTTCACCAATCTTACCCTCAAGCCCGCGCTGGGTTGGCGTGTAATAGCGCGTGCTGGCCAGTTCCTTTGGAAAATAGACTTCACCGGCAGCATAGGCGTTGGTTTCATCATGAGCATAACGGTACTCTTTGCCCAGCCCCATCTCTTTCATCAGCTTAGTCGGCGCGTTGCGCAGATGTTCCGGCACATCGTAATCAGGATTATCACGCGCATCACGCATCGCGGCTTTAAAGGCGTTATAGACCGCGTTACTTTTCGGCGCACAGGCCAGATAAACAATGGCCTGAGCGATGGCGCGCTCCCCTTCTGCCGGACCCACGCGCGTGAAGCAATCCCAGGCTGCAATCGCCACCTGCATACCGCGTGGATCGGCATTGCCGACATCTTCGGAGGCGATAGCCAGCAGCCGGCGTGCCACATAGAGCGGATCGCCGCCTGCAGTGATGATGCGCGCATACCAGTAGAGCGCTGCATCTGGCGCGGAGCCGCGAACCGATTTGTGCAGCGCCGAAATCAGATCGTAAAAACGATCGCCTTTGTTATCAAAACGCGCGGATCGCTCACCCGAGACTTCGTTAAGCAACTGAGGCGTCAGTTCACGCTGACCTGAGGCGGTGGTTTCGGCCATATCTGCCATCATTTCCAGCGTATTCAATGCCCGGCGTGCATCACCATTAACCAGTTCAGCAATCATCCTGCGGGTATTATCCGGCAGCACGATGTCACTCTCGCCATAACCTCGCGCTTTATCCTGCATCGCCTGATCCAGCACCTGCTCAATATCTTCGAGCGTCAGTGATTTCAGCAGGTAAACGCGGGCGCGTGACAGCAATGCGGAGTTAAGTTCGAAAGAGGGATTTTCGGTGGTGGCACCAATAAAGGTGATGGTGCCATCTTCAATATGGGGCAAAAAAGCATCCTGCTGGCTCTTGTTGAACCGATGGACCTCGTCCACAAACAGAATAGTGCGCCGTCCGGCGTGTTTGTTCTGTCGGGCACGCTCAATGGCTTCACGGATCTCTTTCACGCCGGAGGTCACTGCAGAGATACGCTCTACATCGGCATTACCGTAATGCGCGATGATCTCAGCCAGCGTGGTTTTGCCGGTCCCGGGCGGTCCCCATAAGATCATTGAATGCAGATGCCCGGCTTCAATCGCACGCGGCAGCGGTTTACCCGCGCCCAGCAGATGCTGCTGACCAATGTACTGTTTCAACGTTTCTGGCCGCATACGTGCGGCCAGAGGTTTGAAATTCTCGGTGGAAAAATCCAGGGACAGGTTACTCACCGTGACCTCACTGACGTTGGTCGTCCACCGTCACGCCTTTTGGCGGTGTGAACGTGAATTTATCCGGGCTGATCGCGCCATTCTGCTGGCTTTTCAGCTGGTAATCGCTGCGCTGACCATCCTGCTCAATCGCGCTGAAGCGGTTAATGGTGCCGCTGGACGTCACCTGAATAGTGAACTGTTTCAGGTTGCCGTCGCTGTTTTTCGGCGTCAGTTCGAAATTGTCACCCTGCTGTTTGATGTTGTATTGCTTCCAGTCGTTTGACTGGTTACGGGCAATCAGCATAAACGGCGTGTTGCTGGTGGCATTCTGCAGCAGGCTGACAGTAGCCTGCTCAACAAACGGGTTGTAGAACCAAAGCGATTTGCCGTCGGAGATGATGATACTTTCGTCCGGTGCGGTCATGTGCCAGTTAAACAGGCTGGGACGTTTTACCCACAACTCACCTTCGCCGTCCTGCACATTGGCGCCGCTGCTGTCGGTCACTTTTTGCGTGAAGCTGGCGTGGAAGCTGCTGACCTTATTCAGGCGCTGCTGCAGATCACTGGAAGCATCAGCCAATACGCTGGCTGAAGAAAAGGTGGCCAACAGGCCCAGAGCGATTACGCGTAATTTCATCTGCTTCAATTCCTTATTTAAACGTTCCCATCGATAACTGCATTAAGCCTGGTCGCCGTTCCGCCATCAGAACAGAAGAAAAAACCGAAAGCTGATTCAGATATGGGGCTTAACCGTATAAAAAACAATGAGCCAGTCGGAACTGGCTCAGTGAGTAGTGTTTCAAAACATTTAACTGCTACATGTCGTGTGGCGGCGGAGACAGGACTTCACGGTTACCATTGTGACCTGGTGCAGAGACAATGCCCTGCGCTTCCATCTGCTCAATGATACGTGCCGCACGGTTATAACCAATGCGGAACTGACGCTGAACGCCTGAAATCGATGCTCGACGTTTATCAACCACAAAGCCGACTGCCTGGTCGAACAGCGGATCGAGCTCTTCATCACTGTCGATGCCACCGGCACTTTCGCTCTCTTCGCCCGCGGTAATGCTGTCGATATATTGCGGACGTCCACGCGCTTTCCAGTCCTGAACCACGGCATGCACTTCCTGGTCACGAACAAAGGCACCGTGCACACGAATAGGCAGGGAGGAGTTTGGCGGCATATAGAGCATGTCACCCATCCCCAGCAGTGACTCCGCGCCGCCCTGATCGAGAATGGTACGTGAGTCAATCTTGCTCGACACGGTAAAGGCGATACGCGTCGGGATGTTCGCTTTGATCAGGCCAGTAATCACATCCACGGATGGGCGCTGTGTTGCCAGCACCAGGTGGATACCTGCGGCTCGGGCTTTCTGTGCCAGACGCGCAATCAACTCTTCAACTTTTTTACCCACTGCCATGATCAGGTCGGCAAACTCATCGACCATTACCACGATGTAAGGCAGTTTTTCCAGGACCGGCGGCGTCATATCCATACTGTCGCCCGGCTTCCAGAACGGATCGGGAATCGGACGGCCCATCGCTTCAGCCTGTTCCACTTTCTCGTTGTAACCTGCCAGGTTACGCACGCCCAGCGCCGACATCAGCTTATAGCGACGCTCCATTTCGCCAACACTCCAGCGCAGCGCATTGGCGGCATCTTTCATGTCTGTGACGACTTCGGTCAGCAGGTGTGGGATGCCTTCGTAGACCGACAGCTCCAGCATTTTCGGGTCGATCATGATGAAGCGAACTTCTTCCGGCGTCGCCTTATAAAGCATGCTGATAATCATGGCGTTCACACCCACAGATTTACCGGAACCGGTGGTACCGGCTACCAGTAAGTGCGGCATTTTCGCCAGATCGGCGACGACAGGCTGACCCGCAATATCTTTACCCAGCACAACAGCCAGCGGTGACGGATTGTCGCGGAATTTAGGGCAATCCAGTACTTCACGCAGATAGACTGTCTGACGATGCTTGTTAGGGAGTTCCAGACCCACGTAAGGCTTGCCTGGAATCACTTCCACCACACGAACCGCAACCGTGGACAGCGAACGTGCTAAATCACGCGACAGGTTTGAAATACGCGCCGCTTTCACGCCAGGTGCCAGGTCGAGTTCAAAACGGGTAATAACCGGGCCAGGCGAGATGCCAACCACTTCCGCTTTCACACGATAATCACCCAGGCGCGACTCAACCAGACGGGCGGTCTGCTCCAGCGAAAACATGTCCACCGGCTCTTCTTCTTCAGGTGGCGCAGTCAGCAGATCCAGTGAAGGCAGTGGTGTAGACGGTTTCTCCAGAGGCTGTTCATGGCGCATCAGGAACGGATGAATCAGGCTGTCATGCAGCGAAGGTTTCGCTTCTTCAACCGGCTGAGCCGGCACGGCGGCTGGCGAACCATAAGCTGGAGCAGAATAAGCCGGAGCCTGAGAAGCCACTGGCGCACCATAAGCGGGCGCAGAGGGTGCTGCAGGCGCTGCATACACAGGCTCAGACGAGGCTGCTGGCGTACTGTAATCTGATTCTGCCGGGATAAAGCGGTCAGGTGCAGGAACCTGAGCCGGAGCCTGAGGTTGTGAAACCTCACTCACCTGCTGCCATGGTTCGTGTGAAACCGCAGGAGCTTCCGGTTCTGGCGTCGCGGCAATCGTAAACAGCGGTTCAGACGGGCCGTCATCCACCAGATCTTTCATCGGTGAAAAATCAAACGCTGAGGCGGTATCAATATTAAATACCGGCTCTTTTTTCACTTCAGGTTCATAGCGCTGTTGCTGCTGCTCGGCGAACTGACGTGCCAGTGCATCCTGATGCTGAGCATCCTGCTCATCTTCCTCGTCCTGCTGCCAGCTGGTGCCATAACGCTGCTGCTGTTCAGACTGGAAGGCCTGACGCAGTTCAGCCTGCTGCAGCGCCTCTTCAGCATCAGGTGCAGCAGAAACTGATCCAGCCGGGGCCGTTTCGCTCTCTTCCGTTTTTGCTTTCTCTTCAGCCATGCGCTGAGAAGGCAATTTAATGCCATAAGAGGCCAGCTCACGACGGGTTGGCAGTTTTACCGGGTTAGGACGCGGTAGCGCCGGTCCGATGCCCTGCTTAACCTGCGGGTTGGGATTGGTTTCAGGGGCTAAATCGAAAACAGGGGCAGTACGCGTGGTCGCCTGGGCCGCAGTGGCAGCGACGGCGGCCGCAGCTGCAGGAGCCGCAGGCATTGCTGGTGTGTCGCGCCAGTTCCCCATTTTAGGTTCATCGTCGTCGTAAGCACTGAACGACGGCGCAGCCGGGGCCTCGTCCGGCATTTCAAAGTGATAAAGCGGTGGTGAGGTCGCAGGTGCAGAAGCACTCTGCGCCGGAGTCGGAGCCGTTGCTGCACCATAGGATGCTGGCGCGCTCTGCACTGCCGCAGGCGCAGGTTGTGCCGTCGGCGATGCTGGCATAGCTGCAGGCGCAGATGCCGCCGCAGAAGGCGCTGCAACAGCGGCAGGCGCAGATGCCGCCGCAGAAGGCGCTGCAACAGCGGCAGGCGCAGGTGTTACCGGAGCGGCCGGCGCGAGCGTCACCTCTGCGGCTTCCGCCGTTGCCGCTACCGCCGCGCTGGTTGCTGCTGCCGCTTTAGCCAGCAGAGGATCCGGCTGTGACGCCGCAGGCTGGGCGGCTGCGCGTGGAGCAGAAAGCAGCACATCTTCCTCCTGATTGGCAGCATGCAGTTCAGGCACATCCGCGTATTCATGCGCGTCCTGCTCGTCATCCTCTTCCTGCCAGGGTTCATCGTGACGTGAACGGTTGCTGGCAAACGTCAGCACGCCCATCACCACGCCACCAATTCTTTCTGCGATGGTGAGCCATGACCAGCCGGTGTAAAGGGTAATGCCCGCCGCCCAGACGCAAAGCAGCATAAGCGTGCCACCCGCTGGACTGAACCAGGGGGCAATCGCATTACTCACCAGGCTACCAATCACGCCGCCTGAGGCGAAGTACCAGATATCATCGGCATTTAGCGCCGCCATACCACAGGTCGTCACCACCAGTGCCAGGACGCCAATTAAGCGCAGCCCGACAGCAAAGTAGTCAAAGTAGTCCTGGCTGTCGCGCTGACGGAAAGCAATCCAGCACAGACCCAGGATGACGGGCGGAATGGCGTACGCCATCACACCAAAGATGAAGAGTAAGGTGTCAGCCAGCCAGGCACCGACGCTGCCGCCGATATTGTGGATAGGTTCATGCCAGGCCGTTTGCGACCAGCTCGGGTCGGAAGGGTTAAAACTGACTAAAGAAACCATCAGGTAGATGGCAAACAGCGCCACCAGAATAAGCAACGCTTCCAGCAGACGACGTCCACTGCTCAGCGATTGTAACGAAACGTCTTTATCTTCTGTATATTCCTGGCTCAAGAGGACTCTCCAGGTGCCTGTAAAGTAAGAAGCAACAGCGCCGGGCGAGCCCGACGCTGATCCTGTATGAATTCACAGGAGTGTACCGAAATCTAACAGGTTTTGCACCTGCCCCGCATCAGCGGGTTTTGATCACCAGTCGATTGCTCTGTTTGACCTCTTCCATCACCACGTAAGTTCGCGTGTCGTTTACGCCGGGCAGGCGCAACAGGGTTTCACCCAGCAACTTACGGTAGGCAGACATATCAGGTACGCGCGTTTTCAGCAGGTAGTCGAAATCGCCGGAAACGAGGTGACACTCTTGAGTTTCCTCAAGTTTTTGCACAGCGGCGTTAAATTGCTCAAACACATCCGGCGCACCACGATTCAGAGTAATCTCAACGAATACCAGTAGCGAT is a genomic window containing:
- a CDS encoding replication-associated recombination protein A; protein product: MSNLSLDFSTENFKPLAARMRPETLKQYIGQQHLLGAGKPLPRAIEAGHLHSMILWGPPGTGKTTLAEIIAHYGNADVERISAVTSGVKEIREAIERARQNKHAGRRTILFVDEVHRFNKSQQDAFLPHIEDGTITFIGATTENPSFELNSALLSRARVYLLKSLTLEDIEQVLDQAMQDKARGYGESDIVLPDNTRRMIAELVNGDARRALNTLEMMADMAETTASGQRELTPQLLNEVSGERSARFDNKGDRFYDLISALHKSVRGSAPDAALYWYARIITAGGDPLYVARRLLAIASEDVGNADPRGMQVAIAAWDCFTRVGPAEGERAIAQAIVYLACAPKSNAVYNAFKAAMRDARDNPDYDVPEHLRNAPTKLMKEMGLGKEYRYAHDETNAYAAGEVYFPKELASTRYYTPTQRGLEGKIGEKLSWLAEQDQNSPTKRYR
- a CDS encoding DNA translocase FtsK 4TM domain-containing protein, whose protein sequence is MSQEYTEDKDVSLQSLSSGRRLLEALLILVALFAIYLMVSLVSFNPSDPSWSQTAWHEPIHNIGGSVGAWLADTLLFIFGVMAYAIPPVILGLCWIAFRQRDSQDYFDYFAVGLRLIGVLALVVTTCGMAALNADDIWYFASGGVIGSLVSNAIAPWFSPAGGTLMLLCVWAAGITLYTGWSWLTIAERIGGVVMGVLTFASNRSRHDEPWQEEDDEQDAHEYADVPELHAANQEEDVLLSAPRAAAQPAASQPDPLLAKAAAATSAAVAATAEAAEVTLAPAAPVTPAPAAVAAPSAAASAPAAVAAPSAAASAPAAMPASPTAQPAPAAVQSAPASYGAATAPTPAQSASAPATSPPLYHFEMPDEAPAAPSFSAYDDDEPKMGNWRDTPAMPAAPAAAAAVAATAAQATTRTAPVFDLAPETNPNPQVKQGIGPALPRPNPVKLPTRRELASYGIKLPSQRMAEEKAKTEESETAPAGSVSAAPDAEEALQQAELRQAFQSEQQQRYGTSWQQDEEDEQDAQHQDALARQFAEQQQQRYEPEVKKEPVFNIDTASAFDFSPMKDLVDDGPSEPLFTIAATPEPEAPAVSHEPWQQVSEVSQPQAPAQVPAPDRFIPAESDYSTPAASSEPVYAAPAAPSAPAYGAPVASQAPAYSAPAYGSPAAVPAQPVEEAKPSLHDSLIHPFLMRHEQPLEKPSTPLPSLDLLTAPPEEEEPVDMFSLEQTARLVESRLGDYRVKAEVVGISPGPVITRFELDLAPGVKAARISNLSRDLARSLSTVAVRVVEVIPGKPYVGLELPNKHRQTVYLREVLDCPKFRDNPSPLAVVLGKDIAGQPVVADLAKMPHLLVAGTTGSGKSVGVNAMIISMLYKATPEEVRFIMIDPKMLELSVYEGIPHLLTEVVTDMKDAANALRWSVGEMERRYKLMSALGVRNLAGYNEKVEQAEAMGRPIPDPFWKPGDSMDMTPPVLEKLPYIVVMVDEFADLIMAVGKKVEELIARLAQKARAAGIHLVLATQRPSVDVITGLIKANIPTRIAFTVSSKIDSRTILDQGGAESLLGMGDMLYMPPNSSLPIRVHGAFVRDQEVHAVVQDWKARGRPQYIDSITAGEESESAGGIDSDEELDPLFDQAVGFVVDKRRASISGVQRQFRIGYNRAARIIEQMEAQGIVSAPGHNGNREVLSPPPHDM
- the serS gene encoding serine--tRNA ligase, giving the protein MLDPNLLRNEPDAVAEKLARRGYKLDVETLRSLEERRKVLQVETENLQAERNSRSKSIGQAKARGEDIEPLRQEVNALGERLDAAKAELDELQNQIRDFALAMPNIPADEVPLGKDDSENQEVSRWGTPREFSFQVKDHVELGEAAKGLDFAAAVKLTGSRFVVMQGQIARLHRALSQFMIDLHTEQHGYLETSVPYLVNHATLYGTGQLPKFGEDLFHTRPLEEESDSSNYALIPTAEVPLTNLVRDEILEEDTLPVKLTAHTPCFRSEAGSYGRDTRGLIRMHQFDKVEMVQIVTPEQSMEALEELTGHAEKVLQLLNLPYRKVLLCTGDMGFGATKTYDLEVWLPAQNTYREISSCSNMGDFQARRMQARCRNKQDKKPRLVHTLNGSGLAVGRTLVAVLENYQQEDGRIAVPEVLRPYMKGVEIIG
- the pflA gene encoding pyruvate formate lyase 1-activating protein, whose amino-acid sequence is MSVNGRIHSFESCGTVDGPGIRFITFFQGCLMRCLYCHNRDTWDTHGGKEISVEALMADVLSYRHFMNASGGGVTASGGEAILQAEFVRDWFRACKAEGIHTCLDTNGFVRRYDPVIDELLDVTDLVMLDLKQMNDDVHQILVGVSNHRTLDFARYLQKKGKRTWIRFVVVPGYSDDDDTAHRLGEFTRDMQNVEKIELLPYHELGKHKWIAMGEEYKLDGVKPPGKETMERVKNILASYGHEVMY
- the lolA gene encoding outer membrane lipoprotein chaperone LolA, encoding MKLRVIALGLLATFSSASVLADASSDLQQRLNKVSSFHASFTQKVTDSSGANVQDGEGELWVKRPSLFNWHMTAPDESIIISDGKSLWFYNPFVEQATVSLLQNATSNTPFMLIARNQSNDWKQYNIKQQGDNFELTPKNSDGNLKQFTIQVTSSGTINRFSAIEQDGQRSDYQLKSQQNGAISPDKFTFTPPKGVTVDDQRQ
- the lrp gene encoding leucine-responsive transcriptional regulator Lrp, coding for MVDNKKRPGKDLDRIDRNILNELQKDGRISNVELSKRVGLSPTPCLERVRRLERQGFILGYTAQLNPHYLDASLLVFVEITLNRGAPDVFEQFNAAVQKLEETQECHLVSGDFDYLLKTRVPDMSAYRKLLGETLLRLPGVNDTRTYVVMEEVKQSNRLVIKTR
- the pflB gene encoding formate C-acetyltransferase, with translation MTELNAKLASAWEGFAEGEWQNSVNVRDFIQKNYTPYEGDESFLAGATEATTKLWESVLEGIKIENRTHAPVDFDTDLASTITSHDAGYINKSLEKIVGLQTEAPLKRALIPFGGIKMVEGSCKVYGRELDPSLKKIFTEYRKTHNQGVFDVYTPDIMRCRKSGILTGLPDAYGRGRIIGDYRRVALYGIDFLMADKFSQFASLQNDLENGVNLEATIRLREEISDQHRALAQIKEMAAKYGHDISGPATNAVEAVQWTYYGYLAAVKSQNGAAMSFGRVSTFLDVYIERDLKAGKLTEEQAQELIDHLVMKLRMVRFLRTPEYDELFSGDPIWATESLAGMGVDGRTLVSKSTFRFLNTLYTMGPSPEPNMTILWSEKLPINFKKYAAKVSIDTSSLQYENDDLMRPDFDNDDYAIACCVSPMIVGKQMQFFGARANLAKTLLYAINGGVDEKLKMQVGPKGDKISDDVLDFDTVMERMDHFMDWLAKQYVTSLNIIHYMHDKYSYEAALMALHDRDVYRTMACGIAGLSVAADSLSAIKYAKVKPIRDEDGLAIDFDIEGEYPQFGNNDSRVDDLACDLVERFMKKIQQLTTYRNAVPTQSVLTITSNVVYGKKTGNTPDGRRAGAPFGPGANPMHGRDQKGAVASLTSVAKLPFAYAKDGISYTFSIVPNALGKDDNVRKTNLAGLMDGYFHHEASIEGGQHLNVNVMNREMLLDAMEHPEKYPQLTIRVSGYAVRFNSLTKEQQQDVITRTFTQSL
- a CDS encoding MFS transporter yields the protein MSTWSRPVILLLCGLMLMTVAIAVLNTLVPLWLTHDLLTTWQVGIVSSSYYTGNLAGTLLAGWLIRQYGFNRSYYLATVMFAVATLCLAMMSGFWAWSSMRFIAGVGCALMWVVVESALLCSGTVRNRGQLLAAYMVVYYIGTVTGQLLVSKLSTELLSVIPWVTSLVFCAVLPLVFTRVSSNGEATEAAPARIWPMLRRRSSRLGINGCIISGILLGSLYGLMPLYLSHQGMSDANVGYWMALLVSAGIVGQWPVGRLADRFGRMLVLRVQVFVVILGAMAMLTNAAMAPALFVLGLAGFTLYPVAMSWACETVAHHELVAMNQALLMSYTVGSLAGPAMTSVLMQNYSDQLLFVMIAAVALIYLVMLLRKTNHQATPVAHA